From a single Oreochromis niloticus isolate F11D_XX linkage group LG4, O_niloticus_UMD_NMBU, whole genome shotgun sequence genomic region:
- the LOC109201861 gene encoding GTPase IMAP family member 4-like has protein sequence MDGCTAVETKLLIDPQPMDDLRIVLFGKTWVGKSTLGDIIMGNTETFTSKDLSKDRTQKSHSTVEGQKVVVVDTPGLFKSGKHEDELVKEIKRSIDLASPGPHVFLLVLRFGMITSEELEVLEVFERTFGRRALAYTTVVFTHKNEEYEANIQETMIESKDFRELLERCQWRYFAFNIKDKSPAQVTELLKKITPMGKDYFYTPEMLQEAGKPEEQEEKPKTEQAGVRFWKGLDWWESFWDLWGDIYLEVVS, from the coding sequence ATGACCTGAGGATCGTGCTGTTTGGGAAGACCTGGGTTGGTAAAAGTACTCTGGGAGACATCATCATGGGAAACACAGAGACTTTCACCTCAAAGGATTTGTCCAAAGATCGCACACAGAAATCCCACAGCACTGTTGAAGGTCAAAAAGTGGTTGTTGTTGATACTCCAGGTCTGTTTAAATCTGGAAAACATGAAGATGAGCTGGTGAAAGAGATCAAGCGATCCATTGATCTTGCCAGTCCTGGTCCTCATGTGTTCCTGCTGGTGCTGAGGTTCGGTATGATCACCTCTGAAGAATTAGAGGTACTGGAGGTTTTTGAGCGCACCTTTGGCAGACGTGCATTGGCCTACACAACAGTGGTGTTCACCCATAAAAATGAAGAGTATGAAGCTAACATACAGGAGACTATGATCGAGAGTAAGGATTTCAGAGAACTCCTTGAGCGGTGCCAGTGGAGATATTTTGCTTTTAACATTAAAGACAAAAGTCCTGCTCAGGTCACCGAGCTGCTGAAGAAGATAACACCGATGGGAAAAGATTACTTCTACACTCCTGAGATGCTCCAAGAGGCTGGAAAACCGGAAGAGCAGgaagaaaaaccaaaaacagaacaGGCAGGCGTGCGCTTCTGGAAAGGACTGGATTGGTGGGAATCATTTTGGGATCTGTGGGGGGATATTTACTTGGAGGTGGTGAGCTGA